One Periplaneta americana isolate PAMFEO1 chromosome 8, P.americana_PAMFEO1_priV1, whole genome shotgun sequence genomic region harbors:
- the LOC138704859 gene encoding uncharacterized protein has product METSTPRRNSLFSPSYSSSMSGLSPLSELKAEEAESSESLSLGHIPLQSAADLLVLLSPEDRVFENASSLNSSELSSQISIPFSDVSVDECVRRADARDRRLVNEEVMAFSSQFKEAMSQCREEQKISLGPDDVSSVSTMMAENAKDILEIEQRLAAARRSEPRPPPSLLMSGLLDSIARSIDEFRSTTPEPEEPDVLEDEGDDEDEEDNEQPRQAPKPSAPALKKTLVEDDEHYDTSSGLWRMLSAYDNLVLSQPGQSYREEKHWLDTDPVPWSIMEESRNKCLEWLEKHHEQIGI; this is encoded by the exons ATGGAAACTTCCACACCCCGCCGCAACAGCCTGTTCTCCCCGAGCTACTCGTCGTCCATGAGCGGACTGTCCCCTCTGAGCGAGCTGAAAGCTGAAGAAGCCGAGAGCAGCGAATCGTTGTCGTTGGGACACATCCCATTGCAGAGTGCGGCGGACTTGCTGGTACTGCTGTCTCCTGAAGACCGCGTGTTCGAGAACGCCTCCTCGCTGAACAGCAGCGAGCTCTCGTCGCAGATCTCTATCCCGTTTTCAGACGTCTCGGTGGACGAATGTGTGAGGAGAGCAGACGCCAGAGACAGAAGACTTGTCAACGAAGAGGTCATGGCCTTCTCTTCACAGTTCAAGGAAGCCATGTCGCAGTGCAGGGAGGAACAGA aaataagtcTGGGACCAGACGACGTGTCTTCCGTATCGACGATGATGGCAGAAAACGCGAAAGATATCCTCGAGATAGAACAAAGACTTGCGGCCGCCAGAAGATCTGAACCTCGGCCGCCTCCATCCCTCTTGATGTCGGGGCTATTGGACTCCATAGCAAGGAGCATCGACGAATTTCGATCCACAACACCAGAACCAGAAGAACCTGATGTACTAGAAGACGAAGGCGACGATGAAGACGAGGAGGACAACGAACAACCGCGCCAGGCTCCCAAGCCGAGTGCTCCTGCACTGAAAAAGACGTTGGTGGAGGATGACGAGCACTACGATACCAGCTCGGGGCTGTGGAGGATGTTGTCTGCGTACGACAATTTAGTATTGTCGCAACCGGGACAGTCTTATCGTGAGGAGAAGCATTGGCTGGACACGGACCCCGTACCATGGAGCATCATGGAAGAGTCCAGAAATAAGTGCTTGGAGTGGTTGGAGAAGCATCATGAACAAATAGGAATCTGA